The Claveliimonas bilis genome window below encodes:
- a CDS encoding RluA family pseudouridine synthase codes for MREIVIGENEAGQRLDKFLAKYMKKAPKSFFYKMLRKKNIVLNGKKASGNEKLSIGDQVRLFLAEETIRGFSEAEELLEKKLSQKKGTLEKSQIIYEDKDILLINKPAGILSQRADTKEESLVEWILRYLLSTGALSKEDLRTFRPSVCNRLDRNTSGLIAAGKSLAGLQVLSRLFKERDLKKYYRCIVSGKIGTGDHIKGYLSKDERTNKVTISERPLKEGDAWIETSYRPLSMTDGATYLEVHLITGRPHQIRAHLASIGHPLIGDYKYGSRKVNEEYRRKYGLDSQLLHACRLEFPQMEGRLGHLSKQIFEAPIPPVFEKILKEEGLA; via the coding sequence ATGAGAGAAATTGTCATCGGCGAAAATGAGGCGGGGCAGAGACTGGATAAATTTCTGGCTAAATATATGAAAAAGGCGCCCAAGAGCTTTTTCTATAAAATGCTGCGTAAAAAAAATATTGTACTTAACGGGAAAAAAGCGTCAGGAAACGAGAAACTGTCCATTGGTGATCAGGTACGCCTTTTCCTGGCAGAGGAGACGATCCGGGGATTTTCTGAAGCAGAAGAACTCTTGGAAAAAAAGCTTTCTCAAAAGAAAGGAACATTAGAGAAAAGCCAGATCATCTATGAAGATAAGGATATTTTGCTGATCAACAAGCCGGCGGGTATCCTGTCCCAGAGAGCAGACACAAAAGAGGAATCTCTGGTGGAGTGGATTCTTAGATACCTTTTGAGTACAGGGGCACTTTCCAAAGAGGATCTCCGAACATTTCGTCCTTCTGTCTGCAACCGTCTTGACCGCAATACAAGCGGCCTGATCGCCGCCGGAAAGAGCCTTGCAGGACTTCAGGTTCTAAGCCGCCTTTTTAAAGAGCGGGATCTGAAAAAATATTACCGATGCATTGTATCCGGAAAAATAGGGACAGGAGATCATATAAAAGGATATCTCTCAAAGGATGAACGGACAAATAAAGTGACGATCAGTGAGAGGCCTCTCAAAGAGGGAGATGCATGGATCGAGACATCTTACCGGCCTCTTTCCATGACAGATGGCGCCACTTATCTGGAAGTACATCTTATTACCGGGCGCCCTCATCAGATCCGGGCCCACCTTGCTTCCATTGGTCATCCCCTCATTGGAGATTATAAATATGGAAGCCGGAAAGTAAATGAGGAGTACCGCAGAAAATATGGACTGGATTCCCAGCTGCTCCATGCCTGCCGTCTGGAATTTCCGCAGATGGAGGGAAGACTGGGCCATTTGTCCAAGCAGATATTTGAAGCGCCGATTCCGCCTGTTTTTGAAAAAATCTTAAAAGAGGAAGGGCTGGCTTAA
- a CDS encoding SDR family NAD(P)-dependent oxidoreductase yields the protein MRIAVITGASMGLGREFARQIPKCYRSLDEIWLIARNTDKLEEVKQELTSVNGVYCRLYNSDLLQDEVYNHLQRDMEALKPDIRILVNAAGFGKNASVMATDVKILTDMIQLNCQALTRLTSQCIPFMSGGSRIVNLASAAAFAPQPGAAVYAATKAYVLNYSRALGKELAENGIFVTAVCPGPVDTNFFDTAGTLKIPAKQKLMAKPEQVVRKALLDVRRRRSISIYGAAMKGAKLAVRLSPDRVTDWVMNRMNNKEYNVR from the coding sequence ATGAGAATAGCAGTCATCACAGGAGCGTCCATGGGACTTGGAAGAGAATTTGCAAGACAGATTCCGAAATGCTACCGCAGTCTGGATGAAATCTGGCTTATTGCCAGAAATACGGATAAACTGGAAGAAGTAAAGCAGGAGCTTACATCTGTAAATGGGGTTTACTGCCGTCTTTATAACAGTGATCTTCTGCAGGATGAAGTCTATAATCATCTGCAGAGAGATATGGAGGCACTGAAGCCGGATATCCGTATTCTTGTCAATGCGGCAGGATTTGGGAAAAATGCATCGGTCATGGCGACAGATGTGAAGATACTTACAGATATGATCCAGCTGAACTGTCAGGCACTGACACGGCTGACAAGCCAGTGTATTCCTTTCATGTCAGGAGGAAGCCGTATTGTAAATCTTGCTTCGGCGGCAGCTTTCGCCCCGCAGCCGGGAGCTGCTGTGTATGCAGCGACAAAGGCATATGTATTAAACTACAGCCGGGCTTTGGGCAAGGAACTTGCAGAGAACGGGATTTTTGTGACGGCCGTGTGCCCTGGACCGGTAGATACGAATTTCTTTGATACGGCGGGTACTCTTAAGATTCCTGCCAAACAAAAGCTGATGGCAAAGCCGGAGCAGGTTGTGCGGAAAGCCCTGCTGGATGTGCGGCGCAGGCGCAGTATTTCCATTTACGGAGCAGCCATGAAGGGGGCAAAACTGGCCGTGCGTCTGTCACCGGACCGCGTGACGGACTGGGTTATGAACAGAATGAATAACAAGGAGTACAATGTAAGATGA
- a CDS encoding transporter: MKRRLFMLSVIFLFITMLFFPTPVFDGASEGILLWFQIVLPTLLPFILLSNLMIRTNAVYYISRITGPLLGKIFAVSDSGSFAVIAGFLCGYPMGAKVTSDLLRTGRISFEEASYLLSFCNNTSPMFIISYVVMQNTPSASWIFPSVVLLFLSPVICSRIFLPFYRKGSVSTRFPGLSPARERPFSLTILDTCMMDSFEAITKVGGYIMLFSVITKLACLLPWKNWLPYRLLLSFLEITAGIPMISELTVLPWRIRWPLLLGLTSFGGLCAAAQTSCMIQGTGLKISTYLTEKLVTMSVTSLLCLGIFGILF; this comes from the coding sequence ATGAAACGACGTTTGTTTATGCTATCGGTTATTTTTCTTTTTATTACAATGCTTTTCTTTCCAACTCCTGTATTCGACGGTGCAAGTGAAGGAATCCTTCTGTGGTTTCAAATTGTCCTTCCCACCCTGCTTCCATTCATTCTGCTCTCCAACCTGATGATCCGGACAAACGCTGTCTATTATATTTCCCGGATTACCGGACCTTTGCTGGGAAAAATCTTTGCTGTGTCAGACAGCGGGTCTTTTGCTGTTATTGCGGGATTTCTCTGCGGATACCCTATGGGAGCGAAAGTGACATCCGACCTTTTAAGGACCGGACGGATTTCTTTCGAGGAAGCTTCTTATCTTCTCTCCTTCTGTAACAACACCAGTCCCATGTTCATCATCAGCTATGTGGTTATGCAGAACACGCCTTCCGCCTCCTGGATTTTTCCTTCCGTCGTCCTTCTCTTTTTGTCGCCTGTTATCTGCAGCAGGATCTTTTTGCCTTTTTACAGAAAAGGCAGCGTATCCACACGTTTTCCGGGACTGTCACCTGCCAGAGAACGCCCTTTTTCTCTGACAATACTGGACACTTGTATGATGGACAGCTTTGAAGCAATCACAAAAGTTGGAGGCTACATAATGCTCTTTTCTGTCATTACCAAACTGGCCTGCCTCCTGCCATGGAAAAACTGGCTTCCCTACCGCCTTCTGCTCTCTTTTCTGGAAATCACTGCCGGAATCCCCATGATTTCAGAGCTCACTGTTCTTCCATGGCGAATCCGCTGGCCCCTCCTTTTAGGGCTGACTTCCTTTGGCGGCTTGTGCGCTGCCGCGCAGACTTCCTGCATGATACAGGGCACAGGGCTTAAGATTTCTACCTACTTAACAGAAAAACTGGTTACTATGTCCGTAACCAGTCTTTTGTGCCTCGGCATCTTTGGAATTTTATTCTAA
- a CDS encoding ATPase, with amino-acid sequence MSSRIEQIIEEIEEYIDSCKFQPLSTTKIIVNKDQIDELLRELRMKTPDEIKRYQKIIANKDAILADAQAKADSMLQEAQIQTTELVSEHEIMQQAYAQANEIVTAATEQAQQILDNATSDANDIRIGAMQYTDDLLANAESIIGHTLDSYTTKYDGLVNSLQECYDMVRNNRSELEIPDQSSRGLEAEFGSVPEEAYEEETAEELE; translated from the coding sequence ATGAGCAGCCGTATTGAACAGATTATTGAAGAAATTGAGGAGTACATTGACAGTTGTAAATTTCAGCCTCTGTCAACAACGAAGATTATTGTAAACAAAGATCAGATTGATGAGCTTCTTAGGGAGCTTCGTATGAAAACTCCGGATGAGATCAAACGTTATCAGAAGATCATTGCAAATAAAGACGCTATTCTTGCAGACGCTCAGGCAAAGGCGGACAGCATGCTTCAGGAAGCGCAGATCCAGACAACAGAGCTTGTCAGCGAGCATGAGATCATGCAGCAGGCCTATGCACAGGCAAATGAGATTGTCACTGCTGCCACAGAGCAGGCGCAGCAGATTCTTGACAATGCCACCAGCGACGCTAACGACATCCGAATCGGAGCAATGCAGTATACAGACGATCTTCTTGCCAATGCTGAGAGCATTATCGGTCATACTCTTGACAGCTATACAACCAAATATGACGGTTTGGTAAATTCGCTGCAGGAGTGCTATGATATGGTGCGCAACAACCGTTCAGAGCTGGAAATCCCTGATCAGTCCTCCAGAGGTCTGGAAGCCGAATTTGGCTCTGTTCCGGAAGAAGCATATGAAGAAGAAACAGCAGAAGAATTAGAATAA
- a CDS encoding aminoacyl-histidine dipeptidase, translating to MPVLNQLMPENVFHFFEEICQIPHGSGNLDAICRYCVRFAEERGLKVLRDEGDNILIWKEASPGYEDREPVVLQGHLDMVCEKTADSGHDFAKDPLELYVEDGFVKARNTTLGGDDGIAVAMILALLDEKDAVHPPIEAVFTADEETGMGGAKALDLQLLKGRKLINIDSEEEGILTVGCAGGISCHTSFPLDFSSREGEVVKIIISGLTGGHSGSEINRQRANALKLSGRLLYEASRSTQLFLMDAGGGGKENVIASQAEILLMAEHPSALMEAAVKMEALWKEEFMDEEPNLSVQTEKRGMQTANVVSAETTKKIVAYLMAAPDGPVGYNRTLPGLVETSLNHGIMAVREGYLTIDTLVRSSLGSKKAELAERLKILAGLCGASFRADNEYPGWAYKKESSLRELMTRTYREMFGRDPEVLTIHAGLECGLFLDKKKDLDCVSFGPDIWDVHSVKERLSIESTERSYEYLKAVLAGCCREDI from the coding sequence ATGCCAGTATTAAATCAGTTAATGCCAGAAAATGTGTTTCACTTTTTTGAAGAAATATGTCAGATTCCCCATGGATCCGGCAATCTTGATGCAATATGCAGGTACTGTGTCCGATTTGCCGAAGAAAGAGGACTGAAAGTACTTCGGGATGAAGGGGATAATATTTTAATATGGAAAGAAGCATCGCCGGGATATGAGGACAGAGAACCTGTTGTTTTGCAGGGCCATCTGGATATGGTGTGTGAAAAGACGGCAGACTCTGGACATGACTTTGCAAAGGATCCATTGGAACTTTATGTGGAGGACGGATTTGTCAAGGCGAGAAATACGACTCTTGGCGGCGACGACGGGATTGCCGTGGCAATGATCCTTGCTCTGCTGGATGAAAAAGATGCAGTCCATCCTCCTATTGAGGCTGTTTTCACAGCTGACGAGGAGACAGGAATGGGCGGAGCAAAAGCGCTTGATCTCCAGCTTCTAAAAGGAAGAAAGCTGATCAATATTGATTCAGAGGAAGAGGGAATCCTGACGGTGGGATGTGCCGGAGGGATCAGCTGTCATACATCCTTCCCGCTGGACTTTTCTTCACGGGAAGGCGAGGTTGTAAAAATTATCATCAGCGGGCTTACGGGAGGACATTCCGGATCGGAGATCAACCGGCAAAGAGCCAATGCTTTGAAGCTTTCAGGAAGGCTTCTCTACGAGGCGTCCCGCAGCACACAGCTTTTCCTCATGGATGCCGGGGGCGGCGGAAAGGAAAATGTCATAGCAAGCCAGGCAGAGATCCTTTTGATGGCGGAACATCCTTCTGCTCTTATGGAGGCGGCTGTGAAAATGGAGGCCTTGTGGAAGGAAGAATTTATGGATGAAGAACCGAATCTTTCTGTTCAGACAGAGAAAAGGGGGATGCAGACGGCGAATGTTGTTTCTGCAGAGACAACAAAGAAGATTGTTGCCTACCTGATGGCTGCGCCAGACGGTCCTGTGGGATATAACCGGACTTTGCCGGGACTGGTAGAGACCTCACTAAACCATGGAATCATGGCTGTAAGAGAGGGATATCTGACGATCGATACCCTTGTAAGAAGTTCCCTTGGAAGCAAGAAAGCAGAGCTGGCAGAGAGACTGAAGATCCTGGCCGGGCTGTGCGGCGCATCCTTCCGGGCCGATAATGAATATCCCGGATGGGCCTATAAAAAGGAATCTTCCCTTCGGGAACTGATGACCCGGACATACCGGGAGATGTTCGGCAGGGATCCGGAGGTCCTTACGATCCACGCTGGTCTGGAATGCGGACTTTTCCTGGACAAAAAGAAAGATCTGGACTGTGTATCTTTCGGACCTGATATCTGGGATGTCCATTCAGTGAAAGAGAGGCTCTCGATCGAGTCCACAGAAAGAAGCTATGAATATCTGAAAGCAGTTCTTGCCGGATGCTGCCGGGAGGATATTTAA
- the coaD gene encoding pantetheine-phosphate adenylyltransferase, with protein sequence MLRAIYPGSFDPVTFGHLDMITRSAKIVDELIVGVLYNNAKSPLFSLEERVKILEETVKNIPNIRVIPFEGLLVDFAKKMEAKMIIRGLRAITDFEYELQMAQTNRKLDGGLETVFLTTSLQYSYLSSSMVKEVAAFGGDISQFVPDIVIEEIQKKIDKKRRV encoded by the coding sequence ATGTTAAGAGCAATTTATCCGGGCAGTTTTGATCCGGTCACTTTCGGGCATCTGGATATGATCACCCGTTCGGCGAAGATCGTGGACGAATTAATTGTCGGAGTATTGTATAATAACGCAAAAAGTCCGTTGTTTTCCTTAGAAGAACGTGTTAAAATACTAGAGGAAACTGTTAAAAATATTCCGAATATCAGAGTAATACCATTTGAAGGATTGCTGGTAGATTTTGCGAAAAAAATGGAAGCGAAAATGATCATAAGAGGTCTGAGGGCCATTACGGATTTTGAGTATGAGCTTCAGATGGCGCAGACAAATCGCAAGCTGGACGGCGGACTGGAAACCGTCTTTTTGACAACCAGCCTGCAGTACTCGTATCTGAGCTCTTCTATGGTAAAAGAAGTGGCAGCTTTCGGGGGAGATATTTCGCAGTTTGTACCGGACATCGTAATAGAAGAGATACAGAAGAAAATAGATAAAAAAAGGAGAGTGTAA
- a CDS encoding YgiQ family radical SAM protein: MKQGFLPICRQDMKERGWSEADFVYVSGDAYVDHPSFGHAIITRLLEAHGYRVCIIAQPDWRRKESIMEYGKPRLGFLVSAGNMDSMVNHYSVSKKRRKTDAYTPGGVMGKRPDHAAVVYSNLIRQVYKDVPVILGGIEASLRRLAHYDYWSDKLKRSILLDSGADLISYGMGERSILEIAEALDSGIDIKDITYIDGTVCKVKDPGIAYDAVMLPSYEELLADKLNYARSFYTQYCNTDPFSGKRLVESYSDHLYVVQNPAAKPLSQSEMDQVYSLPYMRTYHPSYEKEGGVPAIQEIRFSLVSNRGCFGGCSFCALTFHQGRILQTRSHESLLKEAEAFTKEKDFKGYIHDVGGPTANFRQPSCQKQMEKGVCPTKQCLFPKPCRNLRADHRDYIKLLRKLRELPGVKKVFIRSGIRFDYVMADPDDSFLWELCRHHVSGQLKVAPEHVSDAVLSKMGKPEHKVYQAFADKYRSINQKIGKDQYLVPYLMSSHPGSTLKEAIKLAEYLRDLGYMPEQVQDFYPTPSTISTCMYYTGVDPRDMKPVYVPKSPHEKAMQRALIQYRRPENYDLVLEALKKGGRMDLVGYGRNCLIRPKKEQGEKRKQKRTGKKKTIRHVHKKSRNN; this comes from the coding sequence ATGAAACAGGGATTTTTACCCATCTGCAGACAGGATATGAAGGAGAGAGGATGGAGCGAGGCTGATTTTGTCTATGTATCCGGAGATGCCTATGTGGATCATCCTTCTTTCGGCCATGCAATTATCACAAGGCTTTTGGAGGCTCACGGCTATCGGGTCTGCATCATTGCACAGCCAGACTGGCGGCGTAAGGAGAGCATTATGGAGTACGGGAAGCCAAGACTTGGCTTTCTTGTATCTGCCGGGAATATGGATTCCATGGTGAATCACTATTCTGTGTCAAAGAAGCGGAGGAAAACAGATGCCTATACGCCGGGAGGGGTTATGGGAAAACGACCGGATCACGCAGCTGTTGTATACAGCAATCTGATCCGGCAGGTTTATAAAGACGTTCCTGTCATACTGGGAGGAATCGAGGCAAGTCTTAGACGGCTTGCCCATTATGATTACTGGTCAGACAAGCTGAAACGTTCAATCCTTCTTGATTCCGGGGCAGATCTGATCTCTTACGGAATGGGAGAGAGATCCATTCTGGAGATTGCGGAAGCTTTGGACTCAGGTATTGATATCAAGGACATTACCTATATTGACGGAACGGTATGTAAAGTAAAGGATCCGGGCATTGCCTATGATGCGGTTATGCTGCCCTCTTACGAGGAACTTTTGGCGGACAAACTGAATTATGCAAGGAGCTTTTACACCCAGTACTGCAATACGGATCCGTTTTCGGGAAAGCGTCTGGTGGAGTCTTATTCCGATCATCTCTATGTGGTGCAGAATCCGGCGGCAAAACCATTGTCTCAAAGTGAGATGGATCAGGTGTACAGTCTTCCTTATATGCGTACCTACCATCCGTCTTATGAGAAAGAAGGGGGCGTGCCTGCTATTCAGGAAATCCGGTTTTCCCTTGTCAGCAACAGGGGTTGTTTTGGAGGCTGCAGTTTCTGCGCCCTGACCTTTCATCAGGGAAGGATCCTGCAGACAAGAAGCCATGAATCCTTGCTGAAAGAAGCGGAAGCATTTACAAAAGAGAAGGACTTTAAAGGCTATATCCACGACGTGGGCGGACCAACGGCAAATTTCAGGCAGCCATCCTGCCAGAAGCAAATGGAAAAGGGCGTATGTCCAACGAAACAATGTCTCTTTCCGAAGCCCTGCAGAAACCTCCGGGCCGACCACAGAGATTACATAAAATTATTACGGAAACTAAGAGAACTTCCGGGAGTGAAGAAAGTGTTTATCCGTTCCGGAATCCGTTTTGATTATGTCATGGCAGATCCGGATGACAGTTTTCTCTGGGAACTGTGCCGGCATCATGTCAGCGGACAGCTGAAGGTAGCGCCGGAACATGTATCCGATGCGGTGCTGTCCAAAATGGGGAAGCCGGAGCATAAGGTATACCAGGCATTTGCAGACAAGTACAGAAGCATCAATCAGAAAATCGGAAAAGACCAGTATCTTGTGCCTTATCTTATGTCCTCCCATCCCGGCTCTACCTTGAAGGAAGCCATTAAGCTGGCGGAATACCTAAGAGATCTTGGCTATATGCCGGAGCAGGTGCAGGATTTCTATCCGACGCCTTCCACGATCTCAACTTGTATGTACTATACCGGAGTGGATCCGCGGGATATGAAACCGGTTTATGTGCCGAAGAGCCCTCATGAAAAGGCAATGCAGCGCGCGCTTATCCAATACCGGAGACCGGAAAATTATGATCTGGTCTTAGAGGCGCTGAAAAAGGGAGGGAGAATGGACCTGGTAGGATACGGCAGGAACTGTCTGATCCGTCCCAAAAAGGAACAGGGGGAGAAAAGAAAACAAAAGAGAACCGGAAAGAAAAAGACGATCCGGCATGTCCATAAAAAGAGTAGAAATAATTAG
- a CDS encoding pseudouridine synthase — MKMRLDKYLAEMGVGTRQEVKKYIRKGRVTVDGETEKAPECKVDPQQKICLDGQEVSYEAVEYYMLNKPSGVVSATEDTKDVTVVELIGDRKRKDLFPAGRLDKDTEGLLLLTNDGKLAHQLLSPRRHVDKTYYARIEGNVTEDLVPLFQSGVDIGTEDAPEMTLPARLVILESGPVSCVRLTIQEGKYHQIKRMFQAVGMKVVYLKRETMGPLVLDPDLKPGEYRPLTLEEKKKLGVLE; from the coding sequence ATGAAGATGCGTTTAGATAAATATCTGGCGGAAATGGGCGTCGGAACACGGCAGGAAGTAAAAAAGTATATCCGAAAAGGCAGGGTCACTGTTGACGGCGAGACAGAAAAAGCGCCGGAATGCAAGGTGGATCCCCAGCAGAAAATCTGCCTGGACGGTCAGGAAGTGTCCTATGAGGCAGTAGAGTATTATATGCTGAACAAGCCTTCCGGAGTCGTGTCTGCCACAGAAGATACGAAAGATGTCACAGTGGTAGAGCTGATCGGGGACAGAAAACGAAAAGATCTTTTCCCGGCAGGCCGTCTTGACAAAGACACAGAAGGGCTGCTTCTCCTTACCAATGACGGGAAGCTGGCCCATCAGCTTTTGTCTCCCCGACGGCATGTGGATAAGACTTATTATGCCAGGATTGAAGGAAATGTGACGGAGGATCTCGTTCCTCTGTTTCAAAGCGGAGTGGATATCGGAACAGAAGATGCTCCGGAAATGACCCTTCCTGCCAGGCTTGTGATCCTGGAAAGCGGTCCGGTATCCTGTGTTCGTCTTACCATTCAGGAGGGGAAATATCATCAGATCAAGCGGATGTTTCAGGCAGTGGGAATGAAAGTTGTCTATCTGAAAAGGGAGACAATGGGACCCCTTGTGCTGGATCCTGACTTAAAGCCGGGAGAATACCGGCCGCTGACGCTTGAAGAGAAGAAAAAATTAGGAGTTTTAGAATGA
- a CDS encoding M23 family metallopeptidase yields the protein MSRKILILLLLLSLFCAIGIQEMFEKADLNDRARQGIDNSEYRQEFFAPDMRKNKDFLSDECRIFLNKVEKDSLYFPIPSSTLDDSLTVSYENSWMAERSYKKTNMHEGTDIMASRNERGIYPIVSISDGTVTSLGWLELGGWRVGITSPQGVYYYYAHLESYGDIQKGDTVKAGQILGFMGDSGYGKEGTYGKFAVHLHLGIYCWDTGDEISVNPYYVLRELEKKKLKYAYS from the coding sequence ATGTCTCGAAAAATACTGATCCTTTTACTGCTGCTTTCTCTTTTTTGTGCCATAGGGATCCAGGAGATGTTTGAGAAGGCGGATCTTAATGACAGAGCCAGACAGGGAATTGACAACAGCGAGTACCGTCAGGAGTTTTTTGCGCCGGATATGCGTAAAAACAAAGATTTCCTGTCTGATGAATGCCGGATTTTTCTGAACAAAGTAGAAAAAGACAGCCTGTATTTTCCGATTCCATCTTCCACACTTGACGATTCCCTTACTGTTTCCTATGAAAATTCGTGGATGGCAGAGCGCAGCTATAAGAAAACAAATATGCACGAGGGGACAGATATTATGGCTTCCAGAAATGAAAGAGGTATTTATCCCATTGTGAGTATCTCAGACGGTACGGTGACAAGTCTTGGCTGGCTGGAACTTGGTGGGTGGAGAGTCGGCATCACTTCCCCACAGGGCGTCTATTACTATTATGCCCATTTGGAATCCTATGGAGATATTCAAAAGGGAGATACAGTGAAAGCCGGACAGATCCTGGGATTTATGGGCGATTCAGGATACGGAAAAGAGGGGACATACGGCAAATTCGCCGTACATCTGCATCTCGGCATTTACTGCTGGGACACCGGGGATGAGATCAGCGTCAATCCCTATTATGTTCTTCGGGAATTGGAAAAGAAAAAACTGAAATATGCCTATTCCTAG
- the rsmD gene encoding 16S rRNA (guanine(966)-N(2))-methyltransferase RsmD translates to MRVIAGSAKRLQLKTLDGMDTRPTTDRIKETLFNMLSPYLYDCIFLDLFAGSGGIGIEALSRGAMEAVFVEKNPKAMACIRENLKYTRLDRKALTISSDVMTALYRLEGEKQFDFIFMDPPYNQELEKKVLEYLADSQLLSDEGVIIVEASKDTSFDYLAELGFALIKEKVYKTNKHVFIEPAGRKEIC, encoded by the coding sequence ATGCGTGTGATTGCAGGAAGTGCGAAACGGCTGCAGCTCAAGACTCTGGATGGGATGGATACCCGCCCGACAACAGACCGGATCAAGGAAACGTTGTTCAATATGCTTTCTCCGTATCTGTACGACTGCATTTTCCTGGATCTGTTCGCAGGAAGCGGCGGTATTGGGATCGAGGCTCTAAGCCGCGGCGCTATGGAGGCGGTCTTTGTAGAGAAGAATCCAAAGGCGATGGCGTGTATCAGAGAAAATTTGAAATATACCCGTCTGGACAGAAAGGCGCTTACCATATCTTCGGATGTTATGACAGCCCTTTATCGGCTGGAGGGAGAAAAGCAGTTTGATTTTATTTTCATGGATCCGCCCTACAATCAGGAACTGGAGAAAAAGGTACTGGAGTATTTGGCAGACTCGCAGCTTCTTTCCGATGAGGGTGTGATCATCGTGGAGGCATCAAAGGATACTTCTTTTGATTATCTGGCCGAGCTTGGTTTTGCATTGATCAAAGAGAAGGTTTACAAAACCAATAAACATGTGTTTATTGAACCGGCGGGGAGGAAAGAAATATGTTAA
- a CDS encoding RsmF rRNA methyltransferase first C-terminal domain-containing protein, protein MNLPETFQEKMKVLLKEEYNDYIACYDEPRYYGLRVNTKKITEEEFQKICPFPIRPIPWIENGFYYDGEKDYPAKHPYYFAGLYYLQEPSAMTPANRLPVEPGERVLDLCAAPGGKATELGAKLKGRGLLVANDISSSRAKGLLKNIELFGIGNVLVTSEEPGNLTEHFPEYFDKILIDAPCSGEGMFRKDKKMVKAWEEHGPEYFSRIQRNIITQAASMLRPGGMLLYSTCTFDRRENEDIIAHLLEEYPEFRIMDMESYEGFTPGLSEEAANGEERHLEKTVRIFPHKMHGEGHYLALVKKGEGAPLLKEKVGEKRGKEQKLPDELKEFLQKIKIDLSGGRLDIRGEKVYYMPEGIPDLKGVRFLRTGLLLGELKKNRFEPSQALAMCLSKEDYPFTLDLPAKDERVIRYLKGETIDLDDVVSSKEKGWYLFCVDGYPLGWGKLAGGTLKNKYLPGWRWH, encoded by the coding sequence ATGAACCTGCCAGAGACATTCCAGGAAAAAATGAAAGTACTTCTGAAGGAAGAGTACAATGACTATATTGCATGCTACGATGAGCCGAGATACTATGGACTTCGGGTAAATACCAAAAAAATAACAGAAGAAGAATTTCAAAAGATCTGTCCGTTTCCCATCCGGCCGATTCCGTGGATTGAAAACGGATTTTATTATGATGGAGAAAAAGACTACCCGGCAAAACATCCTTACTATTTCGCCGGACTTTACTATTTGCAGGAGCCAAGCGCCATGACGCCGGCAAACCGTCTTCCCGTCGAACCGGGAGAAAGAGTGCTGGATCTGTGCGCTGCTCCCGGAGGAAAGGCCACAGAACTTGGCGCAAAGCTGAAAGGACGCGGCCTTCTGGTGGCAAATGATATCAGTAGTTCCAGGGCAAAGGGACTTTTGAAGAATATTGAGCTGTTTGGTATCGGCAATGTGCTTGTGACCAGTGAAGAGCCGGGAAACCTGACAGAGCATTTCCCGGAATATTTCGATAAAATACTCATCGATGCGCCCTGTTCCGGAGAAGGAATGTTCCGTAAAGACAAAAAGATGGTAAAAGCGTGGGAGGAACATGGGCCGGAATATTTCAGCCGTATTCAGAGAAATATTATTACCCAGGCGGCTTCCATGCTGCGGCCGGGCGGAATGCTTCTTTATTCCACCTGTACATTTGACCGCCGGGAAAATGAAGATATTATCGCTCATCTTTTGGAAGAATATCCGGAATTTCGTATTATGGATATGGAATCTTATGAAGGGTTTACACCCGGCCTTTCCGAAGAAGCGGCGAATGGAGAGGAAAGACACCTGGAAAAGACGGTGCGTATTTTCCCTCATAAGATGCATGGAGAAGGACATTATCTCGCCCTTGTGAAAAAGGGAGAGGGAGCACCTTTGCTGAAGGAAAAGGTCGGCGAAAAAAGGGGGAAAGAGCAGAAACTGCCGGATGAACTGAAAGAATTTTTACAGAAAATTAAGATAGATTTAAGCGGTGGCAGACTGGATATCCGCGGGGAAAAGGTTTATTATATGCCAGAGGGGATTCCTGATCTGAAAGGGGTACGTTTCCTAAGGACAGGTCTTCTTCTGGGAGAATTGAAGAAAAACCGGTTCGAGCCGAGTCAGGCACTTGCCATGTGCTTAAGTAAGGAGGATTATCCCTTCACCCTGGATCTTCCCGCAAAGGATGAGAGAGTGATCCGCTATCTGAAGGGAGAGACCATTGATCTTGATGATGTTGTCTCATCTAAAGAGAAAGGGTGGTATCTTTTTTGTGTGGACGGCTATCCTCTCGGATGGGGCAAGCTGGCAGGGGGCACATTAAAGAATAAGTATTTACCCGGATGGAGATGGCATTAA